The following nucleotide sequence is from Achromobacter spanius.
AGCCGTCGAGCAAACGGTTCAACACCTTCACTTGCCGCTCGTTTAATGCGGCGCCGGACACACGGTTCCAGAACCGTGCTTTGCCCAGCACCGTATCCAGCGTGTGATGTGCCTGTCGCACCGCCTCATCCAGCATCTGCACAAACCACAATAGCCACGCCGTCACGTCCAGCGTGCCCTTCTGCGTGCGCTCAAGGATGTCGTAATAGGCATTGCGCTGACGCTGAATCTGCGCGGATAGGCTGTAGAAACGCCGCGGACTGCCATCGGCGCGGGCCAAGAGCAAGTCGCCGATCGCTCGGGCGATACGGCCATTGCCATCATCAAAGGGGTGCAAGGTCACAAACCACAGATGCCCCAGTCCGGCGCGGATCAAAGCGGGCTCCGACGCCCGTGGCGCATTCACCCAGTCCAGAAAGCGCATCATTTCCGCCGGCAGGCCATCTGCGGCGGGAGCTTCGAAATGAACCTTATGGCGCCCGACGTGACCCGACACCACCTGCATCGGCCCTTGGGCGTCATCCCGCCATCCGCCAGTGATGATCTTGCCGAGGCCCGAGTAGCCAGTGGGAAACAGCGCGGCATGCCAACCGAACAAGCGCTCAGCCGTCAGCGGCTGGCTGCTGTTGCCGCTGGCATCAAGCACCATGTCCACCACGCCTTCCACATTGCGGTCGACTGGCGCCAAGGCACCGATATCAACACCAAGACGGCGAGCAATGGACGAGCGGACCGAGGCTGCGTTGAGGAGCTCACCCTCGATCTCGCTAGTCTTGAGCACGTCATCCGTCAGCGCGGCCAGGCTGGCTTGCCCTTGTAAGCCAAGGCCGACGTCGGCAAGCCGCCCCAGCAACATGCCCTGCGCGCGGCTGACTTGCGCCAAGGGCTCGGCGAGAACAGCCAAGTCGTAGCGCCAGTTCGGCCAGTCGGGGGCCTGCCAGATATAAAGATAATCGCCGCAGTTCATGCGGCGATTATCGGGGCTATTCGCCGCAGCGGCAAGAGGTTCGCTGCGGGGGGAAATGAGCAAGGACGTCAGACGTTAAACAAGAAATTCATCACATCCCCATCCTGCACGATGTATTCCTTGCCTTCGGCGCGCATCTTGCCGGCTTCCTTGGCGCCTTGCTCGCCCTTGTACGTGATGAAGTCTTCGTAGGCGATTGTTTGCGCGCGGATGAAGCCGCGTTCGAAGTCGGTGTGGATCACGCCGGCCGCTTGCGGGGCGGTGGCGCCGATGGGCACCGTCCAGGCGCGCACTTCCTTCACGCCTGCCGTGAAGTAGGTTTGCAGGCCCAGCAGCTTGAAGGCGGCGCGGATCAGGCGGTTCAGGCCCGGTTCTTCCATGCCCATGTCGGACAGGAACGCCTGGCGGTCGGCGTCATCGAGGTCGACGATTTCGGATTCGATGGCGGCGCAGATGGCGACGACCGGCGCGTTGCGCGCGGCGGCGAATTCGGTCAGGCGGTCAAGCAGCGGGTTGTTGGTGAAACCGTCGTCGGCCACGTTGCCCACGTACATCGCGCGCTTGGCGGTGATGAAGCACAGTTGGGCGATGTCGGCGTGTTCTTCCGGGCTGAGGTCCAGCGCGCGGATGGGCTTGGCTTCGTTCAGTTGGGCCACGCACTTTTCCAGCACGGCCACGATGCGCTGCGATTCCTTGTCGCC
It contains:
- a CDS encoding Fic family protein; this encodes MNCGDYLYIWQAPDWPNWRYDLAVLAEPLAQVSRAQGMLLGRLADVGLGLQGQASLAALTDDVLKTSEIEGELLNAASVRSSIARRLGVDIGALAPVDRNVEGVVDMVLDASGNSSQPLTAERLFGWHAALFPTGYSGLGKIITGGWRDDAQGPMQVVSGHVGRHKVHFEAPAADGLPAEMMRFLDWVNAPRASEPALIRAGLGHLWFVTLHPFDDGNGRIARAIGDLLLARADGSPRRFYSLSAQIQRQRNAYYDILERTQKGTLDVTAWLLWFVQMLDEAVRQAHHTLDTVLGKARFWNRVSGAALNERQVKVLNRLLDGFEGKLTSSKWAALAKCSSDTALRDISELVDLGVLQRSGAGGRSTSYELKPD
- the ychF gene encoding redox-regulated ATPase YchF, with translation MALQCGIVGLPNVGKSTLFNALTRAGIAAENYPFCTIEPNVGVVEVPDPRLQKLAEIVKPERILSATVEFVDIAGLVAGASKGEGLGNQFLSHIRETDAIVNVVRCFEDPNVIHVAGKIDPIADIEVIETELALADMQTAEKALQRHQKTARSGDKESQRIVAVLEKCVAQLNEAKPIRALDLSPEEHADIAQLCFITAKRAMYVGNVADDGFTNNPLLDRLTEFAAARNAPVVAICAAIESEIVDLDDADRQAFLSDMGMEEPGLNRLIRAAFKLLGLQTYFTAGVKEVRAWTVPIGATAPQAAGVIHTDFERGFIRAQTIAYEDFITYKGEQGAKEAGKMRAEGKEYIVQDGDVMNFLFNV